The proteins below are encoded in one region of Syngnathus acus chromosome 2, fSynAcu1.2, whole genome shotgun sequence:
- the bcap31 gene encoding B-cell receptor-associated protein 31, whose product MSLQWTAVASFLYVEVFLVLLLCIPFISAKRWSSVFRSRLVQTIALYGNTSFLVAMAILVFLLIDAFREVSKYSVTEKVDLTNNPTAIEHIHMKLFRAQRNLYIAGFALLLCLLLRRLATLLSQQASLMASNEAFKKQAEGASTAAKSFIDENQMLQDKLREAGVEVPEAGKKVGGVHEENKALKEEVKTLKDELDATRKALRKSDGDVSAMKKQAGNLTVEYDRLLDEHSKLLASGDKKSD is encoded by the exons ATGAGTCTCCAGTGGACGGCCGTGGCCTCCTTCTTGTATGTGGAGGTCTTCTTGGTGCTCCTTCTCTGCATTCCGTTCATTTCTGCCAAGAG ATGGAGCAGTGTCTTTAGGTCTCGGCTGGTCCAAACCATTGCCCTATATGGTAATACTTCCTTCCTAGTGGCAATGGCTATCCTTGTCTTCCTGCTCATTG ATGCGTTCCGTGAGGTGAGCAAGTACAGCGTGACGGAGAAGGTGGATCTGACCAACAATCCCACTGCCATTGAACACATTCACATGAAACTGTTCAGAGCGCAGAGGAATCTTTATATCGCCGGATTCGCACTCTTGCTTTGCCt GTTGCTGCGTCGTCTGGCCACTCTGCTTTCCCAGCAGGCCTCCCTGATGGCGTCCAACGAGGCCTTCAAGAAGCAAGCGGAGGGCGCCAGCACCGCCGCCAAAAGCTTCATCGATGAAAATCAGATGCTGCAAGAT AAACTCCGTGAGGCTGGTGTGGAGGTGCCAGAGGCGGGGAAGAAAGTAGGCGGAGTCCACGAGGAGAACAAGGCTCTGAAGGAGGAAGTAAAGACTTTGAAGGATGAACTGGATGCCACCAGGAAAG CTCTTCGCAAGAGTGACGGTGATGTTTCGGCTATGAAGAAACAAGCCGGCAACCTGACGGTGGAATATGACAGACTGTTGGACGAGCACAGCAAATTACTT GCCAGTGGTGATAAGAAGTCTGACtga